In the genome of Colletotrichum lupini chromosome 8, complete sequence, one region contains:
- a CDS encoding haloacid dehalogenase-like hydrolase, translated as MAPRTDFPPVRACLFDMDGLLLDTEDLYTACINIVLEQYGRPLLPWNIKAKLQGRPGPDATRIFHEWAQLPITHEEYHQKLSALQRQIFPSTKPLPGIPQLLQNLGRTRYFDHKPATADGKTAQRVHIALATSSHEANFKLKSDHLTELFSVFPSQRRVLGDDTRIAPGRGKPNPDIFLLALKTINESLPEGEKPITPEECLVFEDSVPGVEAGRRAGMRVIWCPHKMLLKEYAGREKEVLAGRTGEAGQVDMHQVGEIDDGWAEYLPTLENFPYEKFGMTIPSIEVDNEPFMKENVSGSVVTNTNGSA; from the exons ATGGCTCCTCGCACCGA CTTCCCTCCCGTCCGGGCCTGCCTGTTCGACATGGACGGCCTCCTCCTCGACACCGAAGACCTCTACACCGCCTGCATTAACATCGTCCTCGAGCAGTACGGCCGCCCTCTCCTTCCCTGGAACATCAAGGCCAAGCTTCAGGGCCGCCCTGGTCCTGACGCCACTCGCATCTTCCACGAGTGGGCTCAGCTCCCTATTACCCATGAGGAGTACCACCAGAAGCTGTCCGCTCTCCAGCGCCAgatcttcccctccaccAAGCCTCTCCCCGGCATCCCCCAGCTCCTTCAGAACCTCGGTCGCACCCGCTACTTCGACCACAAGCCCGCCACTGCTGACGGCAAGACTGCTCAGCGCGTTCACATTGCCCTGGCTACCTCCTCCCACGAGGCGAACTTCAAGCTCAAGTCTGACCACCTGACTGAGCTCTTCTCCGTCTTCCCCTCCCAGCGCCGTGTCCTGGGTGACGACACCCGCATTGCTCCCGGCCGCGGCAAGCCCAACCCCGACATCTTCCTTCTGGCCCTCAAGACCATCAACGAGTCTCTGCCCGAGGGCGAGAAGCCCATCACCCCCGAGGAGTGCCTCGTCTTCGAGGACTCTGTTCCCGGTGTTGAGGCTGGTCGCCGCGCCGGCATGCGTGTCATCTGGTGCCCTCACAAGATGCTCCTCAAGGAGTACGCCGGCCGCGAGAAGGAGGTCCTCGCTGGCCGCACTGGCGAGGCCGGCCAGGTCGACATGCACCAGGTCGGTGAGATTGACGACGGCTGGGCCGAGTACCTGCCCACTCTCGAGAACTTCCCCTACGAGAAGTTTGGCATGACCATCCCTTCCATTGAGGTTGACAACGAGCCCTTCATGAAGGAGAACGTCAGCGGCAGCGTCGTCACCAACACCAACGGCTCTGCTTAG
- a CDS encoding acyltransferase produces MAKNDDSAPDLKILGDQITLQPSGYIKPSQPRDDEKEEALMKHMARFRQEPLHLNVDPGTRLIYFLHTRFLREVSLYVSGTGWRAYDNAIGQPIFYSGFSDKMKEAVLSAPLLQSRIADLAEKRVAVEEKEGLLNKQDKDFAMKRARRRAVIESGIQEVADKMTDDMICKFESKTFIRSAYYLVTQLTLRAYNQGIHVSSEEVLRLRKVAEEAEKKKQSIIFLPCHRSHVDYVSLQLICYRLGLGLPVVVAGDNLNFPLVGSFLQHAGAMWIRRAFGDDILYTTLVQTYIDTLLQGGYNFECFIEGGRSRTGKLLPPKFGILSFILDSILSGRVEDAIICPVSTQYDKVIETEGYVTELLGVPKKKENLADFLSGGSSVLSLRLGRVDVRFHEPWSLRGFINEQLTRLERLPTGLNMDTKNPENTAIRQKLLRILGYKVLSDINDVSVVMPTALIGTVLLTLRGRGVGKTELERRVLWLTDRVRAKGGRVAHFGAAPLSDIIERGLDVLGKELVGVVKDLPEPTYYAVDRFQLSFYRNMTIHLFISEAIVSAAMYMKVKQGGGPAMQDISFQELQDQIQFLSSLFRGEFIFPSEGLAANLEKTLRDLEADKVLKLHRDDQGKVVVVGLSDHERAVGRENYDFYCFLIWPFIEASWLAAVSLMGLSPPLGQKDDIWIEVAKAQGSAQVLGKTLYHQGDLSYFEAVNKETLKNAYQRFEEEGILQVVKSKDPKVPPRLRLDPEWRPSRDPETGTLNASGRLWDFTEKIASSRREGKNRRDGATVSTRVLRLTDLLGSKLFDAARNIDGKGVSPLLSIEDARQLKKSVKEQRRRRSLENRAHL; encoded by the exons ATGGCGAAGAACGACGACTCCGCGCCGGATCTGAAGATTCTCGGCGACCAAATCACCCTTCAACCTAGCGGCTATATCAAGCCCTCCCAGCCACGCGATGACGAAAAGGAAGAGGCTCTGATGAAGCACATGGCACGCTTTCGCCAGGAACCGTTACA CCTCAACGTCGATCCAGGAACAAGGCTAATTTATTTTCTTCATACTAGATTCCTCCGCGAAGTCTCTCTTTATGTCTCCGGCACCGGCTGGCGAGCCTACGATAATGCTATCGGCCAACCCATCTTTTATTCCGGCTTTAGCGACAAGATGAAGGAAGCCGTGCTCTCGGCGCCCTTATTACAGTCACGCATCGCGGATCTCGCTGAAAAGCGTGTCGCTGTCGAGGAAAAAGAAGGGCTGTTGAATAAGCAAGACAAAGACTTTGCCATGAAGCGCGCACGCAGACGAGCTGTCATTGAGTCTGGTATCCAAGAGGTGGCTGACAAGATGACGGACGACATGATTTGCAAGTTTGAGAGCAAAACCTTCATCAGAAGCGCATACTATCTTGTCACCCAGTTGACGTTGCGGGCCTATAACCAAGGCATCCACGTCTCTAGCGAAGAGGTTCTGCGACTGAGAAAGGTTGCTGAAGAGGCCgaaaagaagaagcagaGCATCATATTCCTGCCCTGCCATCGATCGCACGTCGACTATGTTTCTCTCCAGCTTATCTGCTACCGCCTTGGTCTCGGCTTGCCCGTCGTCGTAGCTGGCGACAACCTGAACTTTCCTCTTGTAGGAAGCTTCTTGCAGCATGCCGGTGCCATGTGGATTCGGAGAGCGTTTGGCGATGACATTCTTTACACTACTCTCGTGCAAACGTATATCGACACGCTGCTGCAAGGTGGCTACAACTTTGAATGTTTCATCGAGGGTGGCCGCTCAAGGACAGGAAAGTTGTTGCCTCCCAAGTTTGGTATCCTTAGCTTCATTTTGGACAGTATTCTCTCAGGTCGCGTGGAGGACGCCATCATCTGCCCAGTGAGCACGCAGTACGACAAGGTCATTGAAACCGAGGGCTACGTTACCGAGCTGTTGGGCGTGCccaaaaagaaagagaaccTGGCGGACTTCCTTTCCGGGGGTTCTTCAGTCTTGTCTCTGAGACTTGGCCGAGTTGACGTCAGGTTCCACGAGCCCTGGAGCTTGCGCGGCTTCATCAACGAGCAGCTCACGAGACTGGAAAGATTACCGACCGGCCTCAATATGGACACAAAGAACCCCGAAAACACGGCTATCCGACAGAAGCTTCTTCGAATTCTAGGCTACAAGGTCTTATCGGACATCAATGATGTCTCTGTCGTCATGCCTACAGCCTTGATTGGCACTGTCCTGCTCACGCTGAGAGGCAGAGGTGTAGGCAAGACTGAACTTGAGCGACGCGTTCTGTGGCTCACCGACCGTGTGCGGGCAAAGGGTGGCAGAGTCGCTCACTTTGGAGCTGCGCCCCTCTCGGACATTATCGAACGCGGTCTCGATGTTCTGGGCAAGGAGCTGGTTGGCGTCGTGAAAGACCTTCCAGAGCCTACCTACTACGCTGTTGATCGCTTCCAGCTGTCCTTCTATCGCAACATGACTATTCATCTGTTCATTTCGGAGGCTATTGTCAGCGCCGCCATGTACATGAAGGTGAAGCAGGGTGGTGGCCCGGCCATGCAGGATATCTCCTTCCAAGAGCTGCAAGACCAGATTCAGTTCCTGTCATCACTGTTCCGTGGAGAGTTCATCTTCCCGAGTGAAGGTCTAGCTGCCAACTTGGAAAAGACGCTGCGAGACCTGGAGGCGGACAAGGTGCTGAAATTGCACCGGGATGATCAGGGCAAGGTGGTTGTGGTAGGTCTTTCAGATCACGAGAGAGCTGTCGGACGGGAGAACTACGACTTTTACTGCTTCCTTATTTGGCCGTTTATCGAGGCTAGTTGGCTTGCAGCTGTCTCGTTGATGGGCTTGTCGCCGCCTCTGGGCCAGAAGGATGACATCTGGATTGAGGTTGCAAAAGCCCAGGGCAGTGCACAAGTG CTCGGCAAGACACTCTACCACCAAGGCGATCTTAGCTACTTTGAGGCGGTCAACAAAGAGACGTTGAAGAACGCCTACCAACGATTTGAGGAAGAAGGTATCCTTCAGGTTGTCAAGTCAAAAGACCCCAAGGTTCCTCCACGTCTGCGTCTCGACCCAGAATGGCGCCCCTCTCGCGATCCGGAGACCGGCACCCTTAACGCCTCTGGTCGCCTGTGGGACTTTACCGAGAAGATCGCTTCCAGTCGTCGCGAGGGAAAGAATCGTCGTGATGGCGCTACTGTCAGTACTCGGGTGCTCCGTCTGACCGACTTGCTGGGAAGCAAACTATTTGATGCTGCCAGAAACATTGACGGCAAGGGAGTGTCGCCCCTGTTGAGTATCGAAGACGCGCGGCAGTTGAAGAAAAGCGTCAAGGAGCAAAGGAGGCGCAGATCTCTGGAGAACCGCGCGCACCTGTGA
- a CDS encoding pantoate-beta-alanine ligase — MLARTLRAAGASTTHPGAATALTQQQLRTACSSSSHPSRGPETLPSSPIRVLRTVSALRHWRRPHVLNYRSVGLVPTMGALHEGHLSLIRAAARENHHVVVSIYVNPAQFGIAEDLASYPVTWARDSEILRNLDRELAGDGDMLGRVSAVFAPTTGEMYPSGFPGQEVSSKGSFVTITPVGEVLEGASRPTFFRGVATVCMKLFNIVQPERVYFGQKDVQQTVVIRRMVEDFMLPMDVVIGETTRADDGLALSSRNVYLGERRRKVATVLNRALKAAEEKYQQGGALDRETILGAANQVTTDVLAEQSKLAPKDRVLFEVDYISLADPDTMQEIDTVVPTKGGILSGAVKMLPVEEPQPGEDLGHNDGPAVRLIDNIILKPNTQ; from the coding sequence ATGCTCGCCCGCACCCTCCGCGCCGCGGGCGCAAGCACAACCCATCCCGGCGCCGCTACAGCCCTCACCCAGCAACAGCTTCGAACAGcatgctcctcctcctcccaccCGTCACGCGGCCCCGAAACCCTCCCCTCAAGTCCAATCCGCGTCCTCCGCACCGTCTCCGCCCTCCGCCACTGGCGCCGCCCCCACGTCCTAAACTACCGCTCCGTCGGCCTCGTCCCGACAATGGGCGCCCTCCACGAGGGCCACCTCTCCCTCATCCGCGCCGCCGCCCGCGAGAACCACCACGTCGTCGTCTCCATCTACGTCAACCCGGCCCAGTTCGGCATCGCGGAGGACCTGGCGTCCTATCCCGTAACCTGGGCGCGCGACAGCGAGATCCTACGGAACCTGGACCGCGAGTTGGCCGGCGACGGGGATATGCTCGGCCGCGTGAGCGCCGTGTTTGCGCCGACGACGGGGGAGATGTATCCCTCTGGGTTCCCGGGGCAAGAGGTCAGCAGCAAAGGCAGCTTCGTGACGATTACGCCTGTGGGCGAGGTCTTGGAAGGCGCGAGCAGACCGACCTTCTTCAGGGGCGTCGCGACGGTGTGCATGAAGCTGTTCAACATTGTCCAGCCGGAGCGCGTATACTTTGGCCAAAAGGACGTACAACAAACCGTCGTCATCCGCCGCATGGTAGAAGACTTCATGCTCCCCATGGACGTCGTCATCGGCGAGACGACGCGCGCGGACGACGGCCTGGCTCTGAGCTCGCGGAACGTCTACCTCGGCGAGCGCAGACGCAAGGTCGCGACGGTGCTGAACCGCGCGCTGAAAGCGGCGGAAGAAAAGTACCAGCAGGGCGGCGCGCTGGACCGGGAGACGATCCTTGGCGCCGCGAATCAGGTTACGACTGACGTCCTGGCGGAGCAGTCGAAGCTGGCGCCCAAGGATAGGGTCCTGTTTGAGGTGGACTACATCTCGCTGGCGGACCCGGACACCATGCAGGAGATAGACACTGTTGTGCCGACAAAGGGCGGTATTCTCAGCGGCGCTGTGAAGATGCTGCCGGTGGAGGAGCCGCAGCCCGGCGAGGACCTTGGTCATAATGACGGTCCTGCAGTGCGTCTCATTGACAATATTATTCTCAAGCCTAATACCCAGTAA
- a CDS encoding ribonuclease P protein subunit p29: MAPSNQPITQALLARAHSPDSANRLFSEKIQYRPLYLRPSSPPPPSNARETRRKARKESKRKQKLKPKPLSARERHRRGLYEVPREGQKYSIFEPLHRLWLGYIEEILGSELYNGGPSASAKLSAAEFHGAAVEVSRSSCPSRVGIKGIIIKDGKFAFEIITPKNDIKIVPKEGTWFKFEIPVKEPDTEAVAQGTPRQFVFEVLGDQFLMRGADRANKKFKPHYLKNL, translated from the coding sequence ATGGCCCCCTCAAACCAGCCCATTACGCAGGCTCTCCTCGCCCGGGCACACTCTCCCGACAGCGCCAACCGCCTCTTTTCCGAGAAAATCCAGTACAGACCGCTCTACCTTAGACCAAGctcgccaccaccaccgtcaAACGCCCGAGAGACCCGTCGCAAGGCCCGCAAGGAATCAAAAAGGAAACAAAAGCTCAAGCCGAAGCCACTCTCGGCTCGCGAAAGACACAGGCGGGGCCTTTACGAAGTACCTCGCGAGGGCCAAAAATACTCCATCTTCGAGCCCCTCCACCGCCTTTGGCTGGGCTACATTGAGGAAATATTGGGCTCTGAGCTCTACAATGGCGGCCCTTCTGCGTCGGCAAAACTAAGCGCTGCCGAGTTCCACGGGGCTGCGGTTGAAGTGTCGCGTAGCTCCTGTCCAAGTCGGGTTGGCATTAAGGGCATTATCATCAAGGACGGCAAGTTTGCGTTCGAGATCATAACACCAAAAAATGACATCAAGATTGTCCCAAAAGAGGGCACATGGTTCAAATTCGAGATACCCGTCAAGGAGCCGGATACGGAGGCTGTCGCGCAAGGCACCCCTCGCCAATTCGTTTTCGAGGTTCTCGGTGACCAATTTCTGATGCGCGGGGCGGATCGCGCAAACAAAAAGTTCAAACCTCACTACCTTAAAAACTTATGA